A portion of the Toxoplasma gondii ME49 chromosome VIIb, whole genome shotgun sequence genome contains these proteins:
- a CDS encoding ATP-dependent DNA helicase, RecQ family protein (encoded by transcript TGME49_259250): MSASSSGGSRFALPYLSSLPSRKYKFLFVTPEQVASPSFQRMLSQLEARRRDIGERGGAKETTADEEARNVRRSRGVALIAVDEAHCISTWGHDFRRSYRNLSVLRTILPETPFLACTATATPAVCADIQTSLALRDAVHIRLSFDRKNIFYEVRLKRRLGARTEDDAVPDEDPAAAADEEEDWTLEDMAAEVATRHHGECGIIYCFKKATCESVAAALRCRGIPAQAYHAGLSDKVRCELQRGWMEGNIRVLVATVAFGLGVDNPHVRFVFHHSLPKTMEGYYQESGRCGRDGRPAHALLYYSPRNFDSLRYIMDYTFSQLKLYSSKGRKPNARTKKGAGNQQEGEEEEDPDFVEDQKARLEHMERRYQKDLQSLKDVRKYCEETGCRRACILKFFGETVVRRCGFAKPSGRRESSKGPSKKRHRDAAEESEATSCRSFNRAKTEEKLSVHSGNADTTFVSPGNRNLSEGNSLWACAREGAPSCSDRGAGVSEVNLGNSQNAEDVKTNLCSDESNRGARLDAWRCCDLCEESKEGKTNGGGLPGKGHLTSAPSASVLASLNSRGCTRVSSASRRAPRSFAGGGMAAVAGEDDGGVLARGTLEFEKDDSSGEETGGDSRWYGSEKSFTAATTLRTGSSWYTGTSVMSRGLMASLRGKSSEYCRSAGTGASGGGRVVYHKSVGSAFCRQSEVTKGQGIPSLKSGMVTDAVRAKGLRAVMEELERQEQLAEEAEDEGKKTRFFRQQFTAMRRSSSEVDTPGSRSCHLPFRRPRPPSLGPASRETACGMTLSNQPAHSLAFVRASALPRDPTKSGAVAAAQQLKSGLYHPRGKG, translated from the exons atgtcggcttcctcgtctgGCGGAtctcgtttcgctcttccctatctttcttctttgccgtCGAGGAAGTACAAATTCTTGTTCGTTACTCCCGAACAAGTCGCGAGTCCGTCGTTCCAAAGAATGCTCAGCCAGCTGGAGGCAAGACGGCGTGACAtaggggagagaggaggcgcgaaagaaacgacagcagacgaggaagcgaggaacgtCAGGCGCAGCCGAGGCGTCGCTCTCATCGCTGTCGACGAGGCCCACTGTATCTCCACTTGGGGTCACGACTTTCGACGAAGTTACAG AAATCTGTCGGTCCTCCGAACCATTCTGCCAGAGACCCCCttccttgcatgcacggcgACGGCCACGCCTGCAGTCTGTGCAGATATTCAGACCAGCTTGGCGTTGAGAGACGCCGTCCATATTCGCCTTTCCTTTGACAG GAAAAACATTTTTTACGAGGTTCGCCTGAAGAGGCGCCTCGGAGCGAGAACGGAGGACGACGCCGTCCCGGACGAAGATCCAGCGGCCGCTgccgacgaggaagaagactggaCGTTGGAAGACATGGCCGCCGAGGTTGCGACGAGACACCATGGAGAATGTGGAATCATTTACTGCTTCAAAAAGGCCACATGCGAGAGT GTGGCGGCGGCTCTTCGGTGCAGGGGGATTCCAGCTCAGGCGTACCACGCTGGTCTTTCAGATAAAGTTCGCTGCGAACTACAACGAGGGTGGATGGAGGGAAACATTCGAGTCCTCGTAGCCACCGTGGCTTTTGGCCTAGGAGTGGACAACCCCCACGTCCGATTTGTCTTCCATCACTCCTTGCCCAAGACGATGGAGG GCTACTACCAGGAATCAGGACGTTGCGGTCGAGACGGGCGTCCCGCGCATGCGCTGCTTTACTACTCTCCACGCAATTTCGATAGCCTTCGGTACATCATGGATTACACCTTCTCTCAGCTGAAGCTATACTCTAGCAAAGGGCGGAAGCCGAATGCTCGGACAAAGAAAGGCGCAGGAAATCaacaggaaggcgaggaagaagaagatccgGACTTCGTCGAAGATCAGAAGGCGAGGCTGGAACACATGGAGAGGCGCTATCAGAAGGACCTTCAATCTCTGAAAGACGTTCGGAAGTACTGCGAAGAAACGGGTTGCCGGCGCGCGTGCATTCTGAAGTTTTTCGGCGAGACCGTGGTGCGTCGGTGTGGTTTCGCGAAACCGTcaggcagacgagaaagcagcaaAGGTCCttcaaagaagagacacagagacgcagcagaggagTCAGAAGCAACGTCCTGCCGCAGTTTCAATCGAGCgaaaacggaagagaaactGAGCGTTCACAGTGGTAACGCCGACACTACATTTGTCTCTCCAGGAAATCGGAACCTCTCAGAAGGAAACTCTCTGTGGGCGTGTGCTAGGGAAGGGGCTCCTAGCTGCTCTGACCGCGGTGCCGGCGTCAGTGAAGTGAATCTTGGAAACAGCCAAAACGCGGAAGACGTGAAAACGAACCTGTGTTCAGATGAATCCAATAGAGGCGCCCGCCTTGATGCCTGGCGATGTTGCGACTTATGTGAGGAAAGCAAGGAAGGGAAAACCAACGGAGGCGGCCTTCCCGGGAAGGGCCACTTAACCTCAGCGCCATCGGCTTCCGTTCTGGCATCTCTGAATTCGCGAGGATGCAcccgcgtttcctctgcttcccgtCGGGCTCCCCGGAGTTTCGCTGGCGGTGGCATGGCAGCTGTGGCTGGTGAAGACGATGGGGGGGTTCTGGCGCGTGGAACTTTGGAATTCGAGAAAGATGACTCTTCAGGCGAAGAGACTGGTGGCGATTCACGGTGGTATGGATCTGAGAAAAGCTTCACAGCGGCCACAACCCTCCGGACGGGGTCCTCGTGGTATACAGGCACCTCCGTCATGTCGAGAGGACTGATGGCGTCTCTgcgaggaaagagcagtGAGTATTGTAGAAGCGCTGGAACCGGCGCTTCAGGCGGGGGCCGGGTGGTTTATCACAAAAGTGTTGGAAGCGCTTTTTGTCGGCAATCCGAGGTGACGAAAGGACAGGGAATTCCATCGTTGAAGAGTGGAATGGTGACCGACGCGGTTCGCGCCAAAGGTCTTCGGGCTGTTATGGAAGAGCTGGAGAGGCAAGAACAGTTGgccgaggaagcagaggacgaagggaAAAAAACTCGCTTCTTCCGACAGCAATTTACCGCGATGAGGCGCTCATCCTCAGAGGTGGACACTCCTGGTTCTCGGTCCTGTCACCTTCCATTCCGTCGGCCACGCCCGCCGTCGCTGGGACCTGCAAGTCGAGAAACCGCATGCGGAATGACTCTTTCAAATCAGCCAGCGCATTCGCTGGCTTTTGTTAGAGCTTCTGCTCTTCCAAGAGATCCTACAAAGTCCGGTGCCGTTGCAGCGGCCCAACAGTTAAAGTCTGGTCTGTACCATCCTCGTGGAAAGGGTTAA
- the RPS21 gene encoding ribosomal protein RPS21 (encoded by transcript TGME49_259240), whose translation MQNDEGRIVDLYIPRKCSATGRLIPAKEHGAVQINVGQVDEHGRYTGEYHAVAISGAVRQRGESDACLNRLMHEKGLLSFAK comes from the exons ATGCAGaacgacgaaggaagaaTCGTGGATCTGTACATCCCGCGCAAGTGCTCTGCGACGGGTCGTCTCATCCCTGCCAAGGAGCACGGCGCAGTCCAGATCAACGTCGGCCAG GTTGACGAGCACGGCCGCTACACCGGCGAGTACCACGCAGTGGCTATCAGCGGTGCAGTGCGTcagcgaggcgagagcgacgctTGTCTAAACCGTCTGATGCACGAGAAAGGACTGCTTTCTTTCGCGAAGTAA